The Acinetobacter calcoaceticus sequence TCTTAGTGACATTGTAAAATTATAAAGATGAGGGTCATGAGTTCGAGTCTCGTTTCCCTCGCTAAAATTTAAAAGCCCTAATCAAACGATTAGGGCTTTTTTCTATTTAAAGCATTAAACTTAATATTAAGAATGCTCAGTAATTTTGGTTTTCAAATTTAATTCTGTTTTCTTATGATAAGCCTCATCAGTTTTAGTACTCCAATCACGTGGCATAAATGAAGTCGATATAATCGCAACGATAGCCATAAATCCAATATAAATCATAATTAAGTAAGGATTACCATGCCCGATACTTAAAAGCTTCGTCGCAATTAACGGTGCTAAACCACCACCGAGCACTCCAGCTAGCTGTACCGAAATTGAGATTCCGCTATAACGGATTTCTGCCGGAAATTGACGTGCAAAAAGCTGAGCTTGTGGGGCATACATAATTGGAAAGACCACACCAATCGCTAAAACAATTGCCGTCCAGACCAATACCGGATCTTTTGTGTTGAGCATGGTAAAAAATGGATAGCAATAAAGTGCCAATACGCATAACCCAAACATAAACATATTGCGTTGACCCACTTTATCTGACAAATGTCCGCAGAATGGTGTCATAAATAGAATGACTATTGCACCGCAAATGGTGGCAAACAAAATGTCTTGGCGTGGAATCCCAAGTTGGGCAGTGGTGTAAGCCAATGTAAAAGTTGAGGCAATATAGAACCATGCATTCTCGGCAGCGCGCGCCAAAATAATCGTGATGAGTTGCTTCGGATGATTTTTAAAAACTTGTAAGGCAGGAACTTTGACTTCTTCAGACTGCTGTTTTACTTTCTCAAAATCTGGGGACTCAGGCACTTTCACTCGAATGTACCAACCTACTGCCAGTAAAATAATGCTGGCAAGAAATGGTAAACGCCAACCCCAGCTAAACAATGCTTCTTCAGGTAATAACGACACCAGTCCTAGTGCGATTGAGGCCAGCATTAAGCCAC is a genomic window containing:
- a CDS encoding MFS transporter, whose translation is MQTIQGNGSHSKKSSHRLAGISSMVGTTIEWYDFFIYGAAAALIFNKLFFPNLDALTGVLAAFATYAVGFIGRPLGGLVFGHFGDKIGRKSMLLLTLMLMGIPTVLIGLLPTYESIGYWAAIGLVVLRFIQGMAMGGEWGGAVLMAVEHAPEGGKGFWGSLPQASTGGGLMLASIALGLVSLLPEEALFSWGWRLPFLASIILLAVGWYIRVKVPESPDFEKVKQQSEEVKVPALQVFKNHPKQLITIILARAAENAWFYIASTFTLAYTTAQLGIPRQDILFATICGAIVILFMTPFCGHLSDKVGQRNMFMFGLCVLALYCYPFFTMLNTKDPVLVWTAIVLAIGVVFPIMYAPQAQLFARQFPAEIRYSGISISVQLAGVLGGGLAPLIATKLLSIGHGNPYLIMIYIGFMAIVAIISTSFMPRDWSTKTDEAYHKKTELNLKTKITEHS